The genomic interval CCACCACCACGGCATCCGCCACCTGACCGATGCGGCTGGCGTCATCGCCATCCCTGACACCGAAACCGACACCCACCGGCAGCTGAGTGGCCCGGCGGATTGATTCCACGTGCTCGGCGATGTTGTCGAAATCCAGCGTGGCAACGCCGGTCACTCCCTTGAGGGAGACGTAGTAGACGAAGCCGCGGGCACGATCACAGATCGCCCGGATCCGCTCGTCACTGGTGGTGGGGGCGATCAGCCAGATGGGATCGAGGCCGTGCTCCTCGAGCGCCGGCACCAGTTCATGGCCCTCCTCCGGCGGCAGATCCACCGTGAGGACACCGTCCACCCCCGCCGCCGCGGCTTCACGGGCAAACCGCAGGTAGCCGGCCTGCTCAATGGGATTGAGGTAGCCCATCAGCACCACCGGGGTATCCTGATCATCGCGACGAAAGGCACGGATCATCTCCAGCACGCCGACAATCCCGGTCCCACCGGCGAGGGCACGATCACAGGCCGCCTGCACCACCGGCCCGTCCGCCATGGGATCCGAGAACGGCATGCCGACCTCGAGAATGTCTGCACCGCCGGCCACCAGCTGGTGCATGATCGGCACGGTGGCTTCCGGGCCCGGGTCGCCGCCGGTGATATAGGTCACCAGTGCGCTCCGGCCTTCGGCGCGACGCTGTTCGAAGCGGTTGCTTATCCGGCTCATAGCGTCATTCCTTCCACTTCGGCCACGGTATTGATGTCTTTGTCGCCCCGCCCCGAGCAGTTCACGACGATCCGCTGATCCGGGCGCATCCGGGCGGCGAGCTGTCCGGCGTAGGCGATGGCATGAGCGGTCTCGAGAGCCGGGATAATGCCTTCGGTCTGGGTGAGCATGTGGAATGCCGCCAGGGCGTCATCATCGTCCACGGCGACGTACTGAACCCGACCGGTGTCCTTGAGCCAGGCATGCTCCGGGCCGACACCCGGATAGTCGAGCCCGGCAGACAGCGAGTGAGTGGGCATGATCTGGCCGTCCTCGTTTTCCATCAGGTAGGTCCGGTTGCCGTGAAGAACGCCGGGCCGTCCGGCACTCAGCGGTGCGGCATGG from Spiribacter sp. 2438 carries:
- the trpA gene encoding tryptophan synthase subunit alpha encodes the protein MSRISNRFEQRRAEGRSALVTYITGGDPGPEATVPIMHQLVAGGADILEVGMPFSDPMADGPVVQAACDRALAGGTGIVGVLEMIRAFRRDDQDTPVVLMGYLNPIEQAGYLRFAREAAAAGVDGVLTVDLPPEEGHELVPALEEHGLDPIWLIAPTTSDERIRAICDRARGFVYYVSLKGVTGVATLDFDNIAEHVESIRRATQLPVGVGFGVRDGDDASRIGQVADAVVVGSAIVSRIAEHAHDQDALLTAVGEVARELRQGLDSKRLETTP